In Lentisphaerota bacterium, the genomic window TCGGGATTCCCGCCGAGAAACTTCCGGCTTGCTGGGCGGATTTCAGAACCCTCACCGAGCAGGAGCGCCTGAATCGGGTGACGGCGGCGATGGAGAATCATACGCTCCCGGCCGACGTGCTGGCATTCTTCGAGCAGGAGATATTCAACCGCCAGCTTTGGGCCGTGACCCGCAACAACATGGCGAATGCGCTGGTCTGGCAGGAATCGCCCAATCCCCGTCTGCACGAGCTCTTCGCCAAGATGCTGGCGGATGAATCCGAGAGCCCGGTCTGGCGGGACTACTGCTTGCAGTTTCTCTCCGAGTGCCTGGCGTCCTCATCCGATCCTGAGGCGATCAAGACCATTCTGACCCGCTACGCGCAGGGCAAGGACGGTTTGGCGGGGACGGCCATTGTGAACATCGGGTTTCAGGAAGCGGCGGGGCGGATGAAGCCGGGCGAGACGTTCAGTCAGCAACTGGAAGCGCAACTGGCCGACCCGGAGGTGGTCACCCCGACCAAGCTCAGCATCCTCGCGATGATCGGCAAGCGCAATGATGTGCGTCTCCTGCCGCTGGTTCGCACCTACGCCACGAACTCCACCGATGCCCTGCGTCGCACCGCCATCGCCACGCTGGGTCAGATCGGAACACCCGAAGACCTCCCCCTGATCCGCGCCGGCCTCACCGACCCCAACCGTTCGGTGCAACTGGCCGCCGAGGCGGCGGTGAAGGCGATGGACCGGCGCAAGTAGGGCCTGTGGCCAGAGAGAAGGAAAGCGTAAAGCGAGTGTGTGGCCCGCAGAGAGAAAAGCTGAAAACTGAAAGCTGAAAAGCGGGGTTAGGGAATGCGCACCGCGCCGGTAGGGCGGCGGCGTCTCGCCGCGCCGCAGGCCAACGGGTCAGCGCGAAGCGAGGTAGACGCTCGCCGCAGGACGAATTTTATTTCACGCCCGGTATCAGAAAAGTGTGCTACTATTCCTCCGTTCCTGTTTCTCGTCGGTTTTTCCCGAGAACACATGAAGAGCAAACTCATTTGCATCCTGGCGGCAACCCTCACAACCTGGAGCCTGAGGGCGGGGGTCAATCCGCAAATTACCGATCTCGATTTGAGCATTGCAGGCGTGGCCGACTATGACGAGTTCTATGAGCCGTCACCCAGCACCACCCCGAAAGGCCCCGGCGGATTCGTCTGTTCAAACGGGTGGCAGATGATCACGCTGAAAGCAGTCGGCGTGAACGAGCCCATGCAGACCCGGCTGAACTGGGACAGCAGCAAGATCGAAATCTGGACAGCGACAAATGGCGGGACGCAAGTCTTGAGCCCCACCAACTACTCCCCGGCATCGTCCATGCCCACGCAACTCTGGGTCAAGGGCGTCGGCGTCAGCGCCTACGGCCCCGGAAAGGACGCCAGCGGCAATTGGACGAGCTGTGGCCCCGAGCACATCACGCTGGAAGCCATCAACAACGGCGCCGATCCCGACACGCCCGGGACCTACTATGACCGGGTCGCATTCACGGTCTACCAGGTCGCCGCCATCACGGTCACGCCCAAGGGCGTGCCGGAGGACTGGACACCGCCCGATCCGGTAACCATCGGTGCGGGGGCGATCCGTTCGCCCGCCCATCAAGCCGATGTGACGATACAGGTTCTGCCCGCGGTTGCCGGGATTCCGATTGACGTCAGCTTGATCGGCGGACTGAGCCATGAGCCGGGCAAGGCGGCCGAACTGGTCATGGGGTCGCTGGCCGCGACCGGCGGCTGCGCCGCCGTCACGGTGCTGACCGGCACGAACGGCGCGATCAGCGGCGAACTCACATCGAGCGACGTGAACAACATGGACTGCACGATCCGCGCCGGCGCGACGGAAACGCGCGTGCGTTTCACCTGGGACGAGTACTTC contains:
- a CDS encoding HEAT repeat domain-containing protein codes for the protein MKRNRLLPSALLAAVAGIVSVMIFRNRAPHAESSRRPGKPISVIQTPVVAGVPDAATNQPGQTGAVGIPAEKLPACWADFRTLTEQERLNRVTAAMENHTLPADVLAFFEQEIFNRQLWAVTRNNMANALVWQESPNPRLHELFAKMLADESESPVWRDYCLQFLSECLASSSDPEAIKTILTRYAQGKDGLAGTAIVNIGFQEAAGRMKPGETFSQQLEAQLADPEVVTPTKLSILAMIGKRNDVRLLPLVRTYATNSTDALRRTAIATLGQIGTPEDLPLIRAGLTDPNRSVQLAAEAAVKAMDRRK